Proteins from one Bacteroides zhangwenhongii genomic window:
- the uvrC gene encoding excinuclease ABC subunit UvrC, which translates to MEAKFNEYLKGIVANLPEKPGIYQYLNSEGTIIYVGKAKNLKKRVYSYFSKEHEPGKTRVLVSKIVDIRYIVVNTEEDALLLENNLIKKYKPRYNVLLKDDKTYPSICVQNEYFPRVFKTRKIIRNGSSYYGPYSHIPSMYAVLDLIKHLYPLRTCNLNLSPENIRAGKFNVCLEYHIKKCAGPCIGLQSQEDYLKNIDEIKEILKGNTQEVSRMLLEKMQTLAGEMKFEEAQKIKEKYLLIENYRSKSEVVSSVLHNIDVFSIEEDETNSAFINYLHITNGAINQAFTFEYKKKLNESKEELLTLGIIEMRERYKSQSREIIVPFELDMELNNVVFTVPQRGDKKKLLELSILNVKQYKADRLKQAEKLNPEQRSMRLMKEIQQELHLERPPLQIECFDNSNIQGSDAVAACVVFKKAKPSKKDYRKYNIKTVVGPDDYASMKEVVRRRYQRAIEENAPLPDLIITDGGKGQMEVVREVIEDELRLNIPIAGLAKDNRHRTSELLFGFPPQTIGIKQHSPLFRLLTQIQDEVHRFAISFHRDKRSKRQVASALDTIKGVGEKTKTALLKEFKSVKRIKEASLEDIAVVVGEAKAKIVKEGL; encoded by the coding sequence ATGGAAGCGAAGTTCAATGAATATCTGAAAGGAATCGTAGCCAATCTTCCCGAAAAGCCGGGTATTTATCAATACCTGAATTCGGAAGGAACGATTATATACGTTGGAAAGGCTAAAAATTTAAAGAAAAGGGTCTACTCCTATTTCAGTAAAGAACACGAACCCGGAAAGACACGGGTGTTGGTCAGCAAAATCGTGGATATTCGCTACATTGTAGTCAACACGGAAGAGGACGCTCTCCTTCTGGAAAATAATCTGATAAAGAAATACAAACCCCGTTACAACGTTTTATTGAAGGATGACAAGACTTATCCTTCTATTTGCGTACAAAACGAGTATTTTCCCCGAGTTTTCAAAACGAGAAAGATAATAAGAAACGGTTCTTCCTATTATGGTCCGTATAGTCATATCCCCTCGATGTATGCGGTATTGGACTTAATAAAGCATCTATATCCTTTGCGGACTTGCAATTTAAACTTAAGCCCGGAGAACATTCGGGCAGGCAAATTCAATGTTTGCCTGGAATATCATATCAAGAAATGCGCCGGACCATGCATCGGGCTGCAATCACAGGAAGACTACCTCAAGAATATCGATGAAATCAAAGAGATTCTCAAGGGAAATACGCAAGAAGTAAGCCGTATGCTGCTGGAGAAAATGCAGACATTGGCAGGCGAGATGAAGTTTGAGGAGGCACAGAAAATAAAAGAGAAGTATCTTTTAATAGAAAACTATCGTTCGAAGTCGGAAGTGGTCAGCTCTGTCCTTCATAATATAGATGTCTTTTCTATCGAAGAAGATGAAACCAATTCGGCCTTCATCAATTACCTCCATATCACCAACGGAGCTATCAACCAGGCTTTCACTTTCGAATATAAGAAGAAGCTGAATGAATCAAAAGAAGAACTTCTGACGCTGGGCATTATCGAGATGCGAGAGCGTTACAAGAGTCAGTCGAGAGAGATTATCGTTCCTTTTGAGCTTGATATGGAGCTGAATAATGTCGTTTTCACCGTTCCCCAACGGGGAGATAAGAAGAAGCTATTGGAACTTTCCATCTTAAACGTGAAGCAATACAAGGCCGACCGCCTGAAACAGGCGGAAAAGCTGAATCCGGAGCAGAGGAGCATGCGTTTGATGAAAGAGATACAACAAGAATTGCATCTGGAAAGACCTCCATTGCAGATTGAATGTTTCGATAACTCGAACATACAAGGTTCTGACGCAGTGGCAGCCTGCGTCGTATTTAAAAAAGCCAAACCATCGAAAAAGGATTACCGGAAATATAATATAAAGACCGTCGTAGGCCCGGATGACTACGCTTCGATGAAAGAAGTCGTCAGAAGGCGTTATCAGCGTGCTATTGAAGAAAACGCTCCTCTACCCGACCTGATCATCACTGATGGTGGAAAAGGGCAAATGGAGGTCGTCAGAGAAGTTATTGAGGATGAATTACGCCTCAATATTCCTATTGCCGGACTGGCAAAAGACAACCGCCACCGTACATCGGAACTCCTATTCGGCTTTCCACCGCAAACAATCGGTATCAAGCAGCATAGCCCGCTTTTCCGCCTACTGACACAGATTCAGGATGAAGTACACCGCTTTGCAATCAGTTTCCATCGCGATAAACGCAGCAAACGGCAAGTGGCATCTGCGCTGGATACCATCAAAGGGGTTGGAGAAAAGACCAAAACGGCTCTTCTAAAAGAGTTCAAGAGCGTAAAACGAATCAAAGAGGCCTCATTAGAGGATATTGCTGTCGTTGTCGGAGAAGCCAAAGCAAAAATAGTCAAAGAAGGATTATAA
- a CDS encoding nucleotide pyrophosphohydrolase, with the protein MTLEEAQKQVDQWVKTYGVRYFSELTNMAVLTEEVGELARVMARKYGDQSFKEGEKDNLDEEIADVLWVLLCIANQTGVDITDALQKSIDKKTKRDNKRHINNPKLKDHGRE; encoded by the coding sequence ATGACTCTGGAAGAAGCTCAAAAACAAGTAGACCAATGGGTGAAGACATACGGCGTCCGCTACTTTAGCGAGTTGACCAACATGGCAGTCCTGACCGAAGAAGTCGGAGAACTGGCACGGGTTATGGCTCGAAAATATGGCGATCAATCCTTCAAAGAGGGAGAAAAAGACAACCTTGATGAAGAAATAGCAGACGTATTATGGGTGCTTCTCTGCATTGCCAACCAAACGGGTGTAGATATCACCGACGCGTTGCAAAAGAGTATAGACAAGAAAACGAAACGAGATAATAAAAGACATATCAACAACCCAAAACTGAAAGATCATGGAAGAGAATAA
- the polA gene encoding DNA polymerase I has protein sequence MDSDNKLFLLDAYALIYRAYYAFIKNPRINSKGFNTSAILGFVNTLEEVLKKENPTHIGVAFDPSGPTFRHEAFEQYKAQREETPEAIRLSVPIIKDIIRAYRIPILEVAGYEADDVIGTLATEAGRQGITTYMMTPDKDYGQLVSDKVFMYRPKHTGGFEVMGVEEVKAKFDIKSPAQVIDMLGLMGDSSDNIPGCPGVGEKTAQKLIAEFGSIENLLKHTDQLKGALKTKVETNREMITFSKFLATIKIDVPIQLEMDALVREQPDEEALRSIFEELEFRTLIDRVLKKETSAPLPLFPEKSEGIQGDLFANFTGNEPSEAKKSNLETLESLCCDYQLIDTEEKRKEIIQKLLTSKILSLDTETTGTEPMDAELVGMSFSIAENEAFYVPVPANQEEALKIVNEFRPVFENESSLKVGQNIKYDMIVLQNYGVEVKGPLFDTMIAHYVLQPELRHGMDYLAEIYLHYQTIHIDELIGPKGKNQKNMRDLAPKDVYRYACEDADVTLKLKNVLEKELKENGAERLFYDIEMPLVPVLVNIERNGVLLDTEALKQSSAHFTEQMERIEKEIYDLAGETFNIASPKQVGEVLFDKLKIVEKAKKTKTGQYVTSEEVLESLRHKHPVVEKILEHRGLKKLLGTYIDALPQLINPRTGRVHTSFNQTVTATGRLSSSNPNLQNIPIRDENGKEIRKAFIPDEGCLFFSADYSQIELRIMAHLSEDKNMIDAFLSNHDIHAATAAKIYKTDLKDVDSDMRRKAKTANFGIIYGISVFGLAERMNVERKEAKELIDGYFETYPGVKAYMDQSIRVAQEKGYVETIFHRKRFLPDINSRNAVVRGYAERNAINAPIQGSAADIIKVAMARIYQRFRAEGIKAKMILQVHDELNFSVPIDEKERVEEIVIEEMEKAYRMHVPLKADCGWGKNWLEAH, from the coding sequence ATGGATTCAGATAATAAATTATTTCTTTTAGACGCTTATGCACTGATATACCGTGCATACTACGCCTTTATCAAAAACCCCAGAATCAACTCCAAAGGATTCAATACTTCAGCCATACTAGGCTTTGTGAATACCCTAGAAGAGGTGCTGAAAAAAGAGAACCCGACGCATATAGGAGTGGCTTTCGACCCTTCGGGGCCTACCTTCCGCCACGAAGCTTTCGAACAATATAAAGCACAACGCGAAGAAACTCCGGAAGCAATCCGATTATCCGTACCTATTATAAAGGATATTATCCGTGCTTATCGCATTCCTATTCTGGAGGTTGCCGGTTACGAAGCCGATGACGTGATAGGAACACTTGCTACCGAAGCCGGTCGTCAAGGCATCACTACTTATATGATGACACCTGATAAGGATTACGGACAATTGGTAAGTGACAAGGTATTCATGTACCGTCCCAAACATACGGGAGGCTTTGAGGTAATGGGAGTGGAAGAAGTGAAAGCCAAGTTCGATATTAAGTCTCCGGCACAAGTGATTGATATGCTCGGTCTGATGGGCGACTCTTCGGATAATATCCCCGGCTGTCCCGGCGTAGGCGAAAAGACCGCTCAGAAACTGATTGCCGAATTCGGAAGTATCGAGAACCTATTGAAGCATACCGACCAACTGAAAGGAGCATTAAAGACAAAAGTGGAAACGAACCGGGAGATGATAACATTCTCTAAATTCCTGGCAACTATCAAAATCGATGTACCTATCCAACTTGAGATGGATGCGCTCGTTCGCGAGCAACCGGACGAAGAGGCGCTTCGCTCCATCTTTGAGGAACTGGAATTTAGAACACTTATCGACCGGGTACTTAAAAAAGAGACTTCCGCTCCTCTCCCACTCTTTCCCGAAAAAAGTGAAGGGATACAAGGCGATTTATTTGCAAATTTCACGGGCAACGAGCCGAGTGAAGCCAAAAAATCGAATCTAGAGACGTTAGAATCGCTCTGTTGTGACTATCAACTCATTGATACAGAAGAGAAAAGAAAGGAAATTATTCAAAAGTTACTTACATCTAAAATTCTCTCGTTAGATACGGAAACCACCGGAACGGAACCGATGGATGCAGAATTGGTCGGAATGAGTTTCTCCATTGCCGAAAATGAAGCATTTTATGTCCCGGTTCCCGCAAACCAAGAAGAAGCGTTAAAAATCGTCAATGAGTTTCGACCGGTATTCGAAAACGAAAGTTCGCTGAAAGTGGGGCAAAATATCAAGTACGATATGATTGTTCTCCAAAATTATGGAGTGGAAGTAAAAGGCCCGCTCTTCGACACAATGATTGCTCACTATGTTCTTCAACCGGAACTTCGTCACGGGATGGATTATCTGGCAGAAATCTATTTGCATTATCAGACGATTCATATCGATGAGTTGATAGGGCCGAAAGGTAAAAACCAGAAGAATATGCGCGACCTTGCTCCGAAGGATGTTTACCGCTACGCTTGCGAAGATGCAGACGTAACGCTGAAATTGAAAAACGTACTGGAGAAGGAATTGAAAGAGAATGGCGCCGAACGTTTGTTCTATGATATCGAAATGCCTCTCGTCCCGGTATTGGTCAATATAGAAAGAAACGGAGTGTTATTGGATACGGAAGCATTGAAACAGTCGTCCGCTCATTTTACAGAACAGATGGAACGCATCGAAAAAGAGATTTATGATCTGGCAGGCGAGACTTTCAATATCGCTTCGCCGAAACAGGTCGGTGAAGTTCTGTTCGATAAGCTGAAGATTGTAGAAAAAGCCAAAAAGACAAAGACAGGGCAATATGTCACTTCGGAAGAGGTTCTCGAAAGTCTTCGCCACAAACATCCGGTGGTGGAGAAAATTCTGGAACACCGCGGACTGAAGAAGTTACTGGGAACGTATATCGACGCACTCCCCCAACTTATCAATCCACGTACGGGAAGGGTACATACCTCTTTCAATCAGACTGTCACCGCTACAGGACGTCTCAGCTCAAGCAATCCGAACTTACAGAATATCCCCATACGCGACGAGAACGGAAAAGAGATCCGTAAAGCATTTATTCCGGATGAAGGTTGTCTTTTCTTTTCCGCCGACTATTCACAGATCGAGCTACGGATTATGGCACATCTCAGTGAGGATAAGAATATGATCGACGCCTTCCTCAGTAATCATGACATCCACGCTGCAACAGCCGCTAAGATTTATAAGACTGATCTGAAGGATGTGGATTCTGATATGCGCCGCAAAGCAAAAACCGCCAATTTCGGTATTATATATGGTATATCCGTTTTCGGACTTGCCGAACGGATGAATGTAGAACGAAAAGAAGCCAAAGAATTAATCGACGGTTACTTTGAAACCTATCCCGGAGTAAAGGCCTACATGGATCAGAGTATCCGGGTGGCTCAAGAGAAAGGATATGTGGAAACGATTTTCCACCGGAAACGTTTCTTACCGGATATCAACTCCCGGAATGCAGTCGTACGCGGATATGCGGAACGAAACGCTATCAATGCTCCTATTCAGGGAAGCGCGGCCGATATTATCAAGGTGGCTATGGCACGTATTTACCAACGGTTCCGGGCAGAAGGGATAAAAGCCAAAATGATTCTGCAAGTACACGACGAATTAAATTTCAGTGTCCCCATTGATGAGAAAGAACGGGTAGAAGAAATCGTTATCGAAGAAATGGAAAAAGCATACCGTATGCACGTTCCCTTAAAAGCGGATTGCGGATGGGGAAAGAACTGGCTCGAAGCACATTAA
- a CDS encoding DUF1266 domain-containing protein encodes MDVYTRTLRFNHNPLNLFLKTERKKGLRIGYMEAALEGFYLNSIETGMHPQKLSDLLLEKFYCNDTEAVTGLFQFLINEGDRVSYQIMLPYLLSASNIHEFEEIIRKRFFGIDRFVRQGKNLYNFVKYTEERRDPIIWINDLERGIVGWDMGLLVGLVRSALGSGYITKEEAWRYIEQANTLCADVLHTPEEIDKSFLIGKAMKSEKIEDWDRFLSCYSRLDKYRK; translated from the coding sequence ATGGATGTATACACGAGAACCTTACGATTCAATCATAACCCTCTAAACCTGTTCCTCAAAACCGAGAGGAAAAAGGGATTACGCATCGGCTATATGGAAGCCGCATTGGAAGGATTTTATCTTAATTCCATAGAAACCGGAATGCACCCGCAAAAATTATCCGATTTGTTGTTAGAGAAATTTTATTGTAACGATACCGAAGCCGTCACCGGATTATTCCAATTTCTGATCAATGAGGGCGATAGGGTCTCCTATCAAATCATGCTTCCTTACCTGCTTTCAGCAAGCAATATACATGAGTTCGAAGAAATCATTCGCAAACGCTTTTTCGGAATAGACCGCTTTGTCCGGCAAGGAAAGAATCTATACAATTTCGTGAAGTACACAGAGGAAAGAAGAGACCCTATTATATGGATAAATGATTTGGAAAGAGGAATTGTCGGATGGGATATGGGGCTGCTCGTAGGATTGGTTCGCAGTGCTTTAGGAAGCGGATATATTACAAAAGAAGAAGCCTGGAGATACATAGAACAGGCCAATACATTATGCGCTGATGTACTCCATACACCGGAAGAAATAGATAAAAGCTTCCTAATAGGCAAAGCTATGAAATCAGAAAAGATAGAAGATTGGGATCGATTTTTGTCTTGTTATTCCCGATTGGATAAATATCGAAAGTAA
- the deoC gene encoding deoxyribose-phosphate aldolase, translated as MEENNSQPSKYDAALAKYNTNLNDADIQARVAELIEKKVPENNTEDVKKFLFNCIDLTTLNSTDSDESVMHFTEKVNQFDDEYPDLKNVAAICVYPNFAAIVKNTLEVDGVNIACVSGGFPSSQTFIEVKVAETALAITDGADEIDIVISIGKFLSGDYEGMCEEIVELKEVCKEHHLKVILETGALKSASNIKKASILSMYSGADFIKTSTGKQQPAATPEAAYVMCEAIKEYYQKTGNKVGFKPAGGINTVNDAVVYYTIVKEVLGEEWLNNQLFRLGTSRLANLLLSDIKGEEIKFF; from the coding sequence ATGGAAGAGAATAACTCACAGCCTAGCAAGTATGATGCCGCACTGGCAAAGTATAACACCAATCTGAACGATGCGGACATCCAAGCTCGCGTAGCCGAACTGATCGAGAAGAAAGTTCCGGAAAACAATACGGAAGACGTTAAGAAGTTCCTGTTCAACTGTATCGACCTGACTACACTGAACAGCACAGATAGCGATGAGAGCGTAATGCATTTCACCGAAAAAGTCAATCAGTTTGACGATGAATACCCTGATCTGAAGAATGTAGCGGCAATCTGCGTATATCCTAATTTTGCCGCTATCGTCAAGAATACGTTGGAGGTAGACGGAGTCAATATCGCCTGTGTATCAGGAGGTTTCCCTTCATCTCAGACTTTCATCGAAGTAAAAGTAGCAGAAACTGCATTGGCAATCACAGACGGTGCTGATGAAATAGACATCGTCATCTCCATAGGCAAGTTCTTGAGCGGAGACTACGAAGGAATGTGCGAAGAAATAGTGGAGTTGAAGGAAGTGTGCAAAGAACATCATCTGAAAGTAATCCTCGAAACAGGAGCCTTGAAGAGTGCTTCCAACATCAAAAAAGCCTCTATCCTATCCATGTATTCGGGTGCGGATTTCATCAAAACGTCCACCGGCAAGCAACAGCCTGCCGCCACTCCAGAAGCTGCGTATGTGATGTGTGAAGCCATCAAGGAATACTATCAGAAAACAGGAAATAAAGTCGGCTTCAAACCGGCAGGGGGCATCAATACGGTCAACGACGCAGTTGTTTATTACACCATCGTCAAGGAAGTACTGGGCGAGGAATGGCTCAACAACCAGCTGTTCCGCTTGGGTACCAGCCGTCTGGCCAATCTCCTCCTTTCGGATATCAAAGGCGAAGAAATCAAATTCTTCTAA
- a CDS encoding adenine phosphoribosyltransferase — protein MIMSKETLIKSIREIPDFPIPGILFYDVTTLFKDPWCLQELSDVMFDMYKDKGITKVIGIESRGFIMGPILATRLNAGFVPIRKPGKLPAETLEASYDKEYGKDTVQIHKDALDENDVVLIHDDLLATGGTMKAACELVKMLKPKKVYVNFIIELKDLNGKAVFGDDVEVESVLTL, from the coding sequence ATGATTATGAGCAAAGAAACGCTAATCAAAAGTATTCGGGAAATACCAGATTTCCCCATTCCCGGAATCTTGTTTTATGATGTTACGACATTATTCAAAGACCCGTGGTGTTTGCAGGAATTGTCGGATGTCATGTTCGATATGTATAAGGACAAAGGTATCACAAAAGTTATAGGCATAGAATCAAGAGGTTTCATCATGGGGCCTATTCTGGCAACCCGTCTGAATGCCGGCTTTGTCCCTATCCGCAAGCCAGGCAAGCTTCCGGCCGAAACACTTGAGGCAAGTTATGACAAGGAATACGGAAAAGATACCGTGCAGATTCATAAAGATGCGCTGGACGAGAACGATGTAGTTCTGATACACGACGATCTGCTGGCAACAGGAGGAACAATGAAAGCTGCTTGTGAACTTGTGAAAATGCTAAAGCCTAAAAAAGTATATGTAAACTTCATCATCGAGTTGAAAGACCTGAACGGGAAAGCCGTATTCGGCGATGATGTAGAGGTAGAATCCGTACTGACGCTATAA
- a CDS encoding DUF3836 domain-containing protein: MKAKVFLKMFVVSAVLLVASLATSARSNDGQLIYNPIEENGMTIGQTVYKMDGSTLANYMKYNYKYDDSKRMVESEALRWDSDKDEWQKDLRINYIYEGKTVTTNYYKWNTKKQAYVLVPEMTVTMDNTNM, from the coding sequence ATGAAAGCCAAAGTATTTTTAAAGATGTTCGTTGTATCAGCAGTTCTTCTGGTTGCATCACTTGCCACTTCTGCGCGCAGCAATGATGGTCAACTGATCTACAATCCGATAGAAGAAAATGGTATGACAATAGGACAAACTGTTTACAAAATGGACGGAAGTACCCTTGCTAACTACATGAAGTACAATTATAAGTACGATGATAGCAAACGGATGGTTGAAAGTGAAGCTTTGAGATGGGACAGTGACAAGGATGAATGGCAAAAAGATTTACGAATCAACTATATTTACGAAGGTAAAACCGTCACTACCAATTACTATAAATGGAACACTAAAAAACAAGCCTACGTATTGGTTCCCGAAATGACCGTTACGATGGATAATACAAATATGTAA
- the dtd gene encoding D-aminoacyl-tRNA deacylase, with translation MRIVIQRVSHASVTIDGNCKSAIGKGMLILVGIEEADGQEDIDWLCKKIVNLRIFDDENGVMNKSILEDGGEILVISQFTLHASTKKGNRPSYIKAAKPDVSIPLYEQFCKDLSSALGKAIGTGTFGADMKVELLNDGPVTICIDTKNKE, from the coding sequence ATGCGAATTGTTATACAACGGGTAAGCCATGCATCAGTCACTATTGACGGAAACTGCAAGTCTGCCATCGGAAAAGGAATGCTGATTTTAGTCGGTATCGAGGAAGCCGACGGTCAGGAGGACATTGACTGGCTCTGCAAAAAGATAGTAAATCTGCGTATTTTCGACGATGAAAATGGAGTAATGAATAAGTCCATTCTGGAAGACGGAGGCGAGATTCTGGTCATCAGCCAGTTCACTTTACACGCTTCCACCAAGAAAGGGAACCGCCCCTCCTACATCAAAGCTGCAAAGCCGGATGTATCCATTCCGCTTTACGAGCAGTTCTGCAAAGATCTGAGCAGCGCATTGGGCAAGGCAATCGGTACAGGTACTTTCGGGGCGGATATGAAAGTCGAACTTTTAAACGACGGCCCTGTTACTATATGTATAGATACCAAGAACAAAGAATAA
- a CDS encoding polyprenyl synthetase family protein, whose protein sequence is MDSISLIRTPIEAELEAFKKLFDSSLSSSNALLDSVVSHIRQRNGKMMRPILVLLVARLYDAVRPSTLHAAVSLELLHTASLVHDDVVDESTERRGQLSVNAIFNNKVAVLTGDYLLATSLVHAEQTKSHPIIRLVSLLGQDLADGELLQLSNVSNHSFSESVYFDVIRKKTAALFAACTKAAALSVDANEEEAEFARLLGEYIGICFQIKDDIFDYFDSKEIGKPTGNDMLEGKLTLPALYVLNNTKDDAAREIAIKVKDGTATPDEIARLIAFIKESGGIEYAIQTMNLYKEKALGLLASLPDSDVCTALRAYLNYVVDREK, encoded by the coding sequence ATGGACAGTATATCACTTATCAGAACTCCGATTGAAGCGGAACTGGAGGCTTTCAAGAAACTTTTTGATAGTTCTCTTTCCAGTTCGAATGCATTGCTCGACAGTGTCGTATCCCATATACGGCAGAGGAATGGTAAGATGATGCGTCCTATTCTTGTCTTGTTGGTGGCACGTCTTTACGATGCCGTCCGTCCTTCTACCCTTCATGCGGCTGTTTCGCTGGAACTGCTTCATACAGCCAGTTTGGTGCATGACGATGTGGTGGATGAGAGTACCGAACGTCGTGGTCAGCTTTCAGTGAATGCCATCTTTAATAATAAGGTAGCCGTGTTGACGGGAGATTATTTGCTTGCCACTAGTCTGGTTCACGCCGAGCAAACGAAAAGCCATCCTATCATTCGACTGGTTTCTTTGCTGGGGCAGGATCTTGCCGACGGTGAATTGCTTCAACTTTCGAATGTAAGTAATCATAGTTTCTCGGAATCCGTTTATTTTGATGTAATCCGTAAGAAAACCGCTGCTCTTTTTGCTGCCTGCACGAAGGCTGCCGCCCTCTCGGTAGATGCAAATGAGGAAGAAGCCGAATTCGCCCGTTTACTAGGGGAGTATATTGGTATTTGCTTCCAGATTAAAGATGATATTTTTGACTACTTTGATAGTAAGGAGATTGGTAAGCCGACAGGTAATGATATGCTCGAAGGCAAGTTGACCTTACCGGCTCTCTATGTGCTGAACAATACGAAGGACGATGCTGCCCGGGAGATTGCGATCAAGGTGAAAGACGGTACGGCTACCCCTGACGAAATAGCCCGTTTGATCGCGTTTATCAAAGAAAGCGGAGGTATCGAATATGCAATTCAAACCATGAATTTGTATAAAGAGAAAGCTCTAGGATTATTGGCCTCTTTGCCGGATTCGGATGTATGTACAGCTCTCCGGGCCTATCTGAATTACGTGGTGGACCGCGAAAAATGA